The following DNA comes from Candidatus Hydrogenedentota bacterium.
CATTTCACCAATACGCACGATTTCTCTGGCTTGGATTTCGATATCCGTTGCCTGTCCTCGGACGCCGCCCATTAATTGGTGTAAGAGGAAGCGTGAATAGGGCAAGGAAAATCGTTTTCCTTTAGCACCGGCCGCGGTGAGTACGGCGGCCATGCTTGCAGCCTGACCAATGCAGATGGTTGTGATGTCTGGGCGCACATATTGCATGGTGTCGTAAATGGCCAGCCCTGCCGTGACACTGCCGCCCGGAGAATTAATATAAATATTGATGTCTTTATCAGGATCTTCAGCTTCGAGGAAAAGTAATTGTGCAATGACATAGTTCGCGACGGCGTCATCAATCGTATAGCCCAAGAAAATAATACGATCTTCTAAAAGTCGGGAAAAGATATCGTAGGCACGTTCCCCTCTGCTGGTCTGTTGATAGATGGTAACGGCTTGAGGATCAATAGGCGTCCGCCCACCGAGATCAGGTATGGCATTTAAAATGTCGGAAGCCCGTTCAATGGTCCTGTCCGAACTCTTATGACTGGTCATCTTGTTTGGATTCCTCATCATCGGATGTCTCTTCGCTATGCTTTTTTATCCATTCATCCTTAGGGATCGGCTTAACGGTAGCCTTGGCAATAAGTGCATCCAGCGTTTTATCCTGAAGAACATGATAGGTTGAGTTGGAAATATTTTCTTCGCTGAGAAATCTGGCTTTAAGAAGTTGAAACATTTCTTCGCCGCCGCCGCTGTTCATGTCGCGCAAATAGGAATCAACGTCTTCTTCCGAAATCGTAATTGATTCTTTTTTAGCAGCAGCATCTATGGCGTAACTGGTTTTCATGTCAAACGTCATTTCTTCTTCAGCTTCGGCTTTAATCTGTTCCTGTTGCTCTTCAATAGTTTCCGAGGAAACATGCTGACTCGTTAATTCGTTGGCTTTTTCATTGTAGCG
Coding sequences within:
- a CDS encoding ATP-dependent Clp protease proteolytic subunit, coding for MTSHKSSDRTIERASDILNAIPDLGGRTPIDPQAVTIYQQTSRGERAYDIFSRLLEDRIIFLGYTIDDAVANYVIAQLLFLEAEDPDKDINIYINSPGGSVTAGLAIYDTMQYVRPDITTICIGQAASMAAVLTAAGAKGKRFSLPYSRFLLHQLMGGVRGQATDIEIQAREIVRIGEMIDEILVKHTGQSLDVIRQDSDRDFFMGAYEAQKYGLIDEVLVRNPALESR